The following coding sequences are from one Wenzhouxiangella sp. AB-CW3 window:
- a CDS encoding type II secretion system F family protein: MAVFEYKAVSPAGETFTGEMDAPSKDLVIAQLQESGNIPVSAREVGSGFRLTNLLRGRSGLTQREIGDLTQQLATLLGAGLPLDRSLGILAELAENDRIQRLVEKIRNRVREGGSLSEALEERHGVFSRFYINMVRAGEIGGSLDQTLSRMAEYLERSKELKDNVVSAMIYPALLVVLAIASLILLMVYVIPQFAPMFEEFGGELPTLTVVVMAVGDALQNYWWMMIAAVVVAVLWFRSQMARPGSRRRWDARFLRLKGAGDIIARMETARLARTTGTLLVNGVPLLSALSIAKNVMTNTVLGDDVAEAAKQVKTGTPMAQALSANGNFPRLALQMVNVGEETGKLDEMLLKVADTYDREVRVTIDRLMAMLVPALTLGLAVVIGVIVMSVLMAILSINELIA; the protein is encoded by the coding sequence ATGGCCGTGTTTGAGTACAAGGCGGTCTCGCCGGCCGGAGAGACCTTTACCGGCGAGATGGACGCGCCCAGCAAGGACCTGGTTATTGCCCAGTTGCAGGAATCCGGCAATATCCCGGTCTCGGCGCGCGAGGTCGGATCGGGGTTTCGCCTGACCAACCTGCTGCGCGGGCGCAGCGGCCTCACGCAGCGCGAGATCGGCGACCTGACCCAGCAACTGGCCACCCTGCTCGGCGCAGGGCTGCCGCTGGACCGCTCGCTCGGCATCCTGGCCGAGCTGGCCGAGAACGACCGCATTCAGCGCCTGGTCGAGAAGATCCGCAACCGGGTGCGCGAGGGGGGCTCACTGTCCGAGGCGCTGGAAGAGCGTCACGGCGTCTTTTCGCGCTTCTACATCAACATGGTGCGGGCCGGCGAGATCGGTGGTTCGCTGGACCAGACCCTGTCGCGCATGGCCGAATACCTCGAGCGCAGCAAGGAGCTCAAGGACAATGTCGTGTCGGCCATGATCTACCCGGCCTTGCTGGTAGTGCTGGCCATTGCCTCGCTGATTCTGCTGATGGTGTACGTGATCCCGCAGTTTGCGCCCATGTTCGAGGAGTTCGGTGGCGAACTGCCGACATTGACGGTCGTTGTCATGGCGGTCGGCGACGCCCTTCAGAACTACTGGTGGATGATGATTGCCGCCGTGGTGGTGGCCGTGCTCTGGTTTCGCAGCCAGATGGCTCGTCCGGGCTCGCGGCGCCGATGGGATGCCCGCTTTCTGCGACTCAAGGGCGCCGGCGACATCATCGCGCGCATGGAAACCGCCCGCCTGGCGCGTACGACCGGCACCCTGCTGGTCAACGGCGTACCGTTGCTCTCGGCACTTTCCATCGCCAAGAATGTCATGACCAATACGGTGCTGGGCGACGATGTCGCCGAGGCGGCCAAGCAGGTCAAGACCGGCACACCCATGGCCCAGGCCCTGTCGGCCAACGGCAATTTTCCGCGCCTGGCCCTGCAGATGGTCAATGTCGGCGAGGAAACCGGCAAGCTCGACGAGATGCTGCTCAAGGTCGCCGATACCTACGATCGCGAAGTGCGCGTGACCATCGATCGGCTCATGGCCATGCTGGTCCCAGCGCTGACCCTGGGGCTGGCGGTGGTCATTGGTGTGATCGTCATGTCGGTGCTCATGGCGATACTCAGCATCAACGAACTCATTGCATGA
- the gspG gene encoding type II secretion system major pseudopilin GspG: MKVRTGQGFSLIELLVVLVILGLIAGLVVPNILQRAEDANVRAAKAEVQRLSMAIDEFYLDNGRVPRELRELVERPGNARNWNGPYVNNSNLVDPWDNSYNYRYPGQHRSYDIWSNGADGQPGGEGVNREITNWE, from the coding sequence GTGAAAGTGAGAACTGGACAGGGCTTTTCCCTGATTGAACTGCTGGTGGTGCTGGTCATCCTGGGCCTGATCGCCGGCCTGGTGGTGCCCAACATCCTGCAGCGTGCCGAGGATGCCAACGTGCGGGCGGCCAAGGCCGAAGTACAGCGCCTGTCTATGGCCATCGACGAGTTCTATCTCGATAACGGCCGGGTGCCGCGCGAATTGCGCGAGCTGGTGGAGCGACCGGGCAATGCGCGCAACTGGAACGGGCCCTACGTCAACAATTCCAACCTGGTCGATCCATGGGACAACTCCTATAACTATCGATATCCGGGTCAGCACCGCAGCTATGACATCTGGTCCAACGGTGCCGACGGCCAGCCGGGCGGTGAAGGGGTCAATCGCGAGATCACCAACTGGGAATGA
- a CDS encoding GspH/FimT family protein, whose amino-acid sequence MSGTPCRLRRQGGFSLLELMVVLVLVMLLFAVVGVSVSRSIGGAEIRNAAREMTAGIRHTRGQAIVTRQQQVFHVDANDRSWQAAERERVSLPDGLEITLDTARSELTGENAGGIRFYPDGASTGGCVTLLAQEREWQISVSWLTGEVSSECDT is encoded by the coding sequence TTGTCCGGGACACCCTGTCGGCTGCGCCGACAGGGTGGATTCAGTTTGCTGGAGTTGATGGTGGTGCTGGTGCTGGTAATGCTGCTGTTCGCGGTCGTTGGGGTGTCGGTCAGCCGTTCCATAGGCGGTGCCGAGATTCGCAATGCGGCCCGAGAGATGACCGCTGGTATTCGCCATACCCGTGGCCAGGCCATCGTGACCCGGCAGCAGCAGGTGTTTCATGTCGATGCCAATGATCGCAGCTGGCAGGCGGCCGAGCGTGAGCGGGTTTCGCTGCCCGATGGGCTGGAGATCACGCTGGATACGGCCCGTTCCGAACTGACCGGTGAAAATGCCGGTGGCATCCGTTTCTATCCCGACGGCGCCTCGACCGGAGGCTGCGTCACCTTGCTGGCGCAGGAGCGCGAGTGGCAGATCAGCGTGTCCTGGCTGACCGGCGAAGTGAGCAGCGAGTGCGATACATGA
- a CDS encoding prepilin-type N-terminal cleavage/methylation domain-containing protein: MIPYSDTARRLPSGAPGRPHRQGGFTLIEVMAAFMVFALLFGVLLQILSTSVSNTRLAGDYTRAALWAQSRLDMLGLEEMLEPGTTQGQFDDEFRWTMEVREELVIDDRGLDPLDMPVSLYHVTLTVEWGETRRREAVFETLRSVDTHWEERQLAGPR; the protein is encoded by the coding sequence ATGATTCCGTATTCAGACACTGCAAGGCGACTGCCGTCCGGCGCGCCCGGTCGCCCGCACCGACAGGGCGGGTTCACCCTGATCGAGGTCATGGCGGCCTTCATGGTGTTTGCCCTGTTGTTCGGGGTGCTACTGCAGATTCTGTCGACCTCGGTCAGCAACACCCGGCTGGCCGGCGACTACACCCGGGCGGCGTTGTGGGCGCAGTCCAGGCTGGACATGCTGGGGCTGGAGGAGATGCTGGAGCCCGGCACCACGCAGGGCCAGTTCGATGACGAGTTTCGCTGGACCATGGAAGTGCGCGAGGAGCTGGTTATCGATGATCGCGGCCTGGACCCGCTCGATATGCCGGTCAGCCTCTATCACGTGACCCTGACGGTGGAATGGGGAGAGACGCGTCGCCGGGAGGCCGTGTTCGAGACTCTGCGTTCGGTCGACACTCACTGGGAAGAACGTCAACTGGCAGGCCCGAGATGA
- a CDS encoding prepilin-type N-terminal cleavage/methylation domain-containing protein, protein MKQLRQMRGFTLIEVMLAISLVALVMAMAYGGFRAAVRASNSGEAIIEENNRLRVVQQFMRRQLSLAQALVIEEEVEGERIRFAGDRDRVRFVSPMPGYLSYGGSYVQELSIEPGVGGGFELVYYYAMLNGYEPGDIEAHDGIVLLENLARGEFHFLGRDFETQETYWSDYWETPEELPLAVAVEIDLDRDHGQVWPDLIAPVMVDAEVSGRPRQIERASDIMIQRRGRQGRRQ, encoded by the coding sequence ATGAAGCAGCTACGCCAGATGCGAGGTTTTACCCTGATCGAGGTGATGCTGGCCATCAGCCTGGTGGCTCTGGTCATGGCCATGGCCTATGGCGGCTTCCGTGCCGCCGTGCGCGCCTCGAATTCGGGCGAGGCCATTATCGAGGAGAACAATCGCCTGCGCGTGGTCCAGCAGTTCATGCGACGTCAGCTGTCGCTGGCCCAGGCGCTGGTGATCGAAGAGGAAGTCGAAGGCGAGCGCATTCGCTTTGCCGGTGATCGTGATCGTGTCCGTTTTGTCTCGCCCATGCCCGGTTACCTGAGTTACGGCGGATCCTACGTTCAGGAGTTGAGCATCGAGCCGGGTGTTGGCGGCGGATTCGAGCTGGTCTACTACTACGCCATGCTCAATGGCTACGAGCCGGGTGACATCGAGGCCCATGACGGCATCGTGCTGCTGGAAAACCTCGCTCGAGGCGAGTTTCACTTTCTCGGTCGTGATTTCGAGACCCAGGAAACCTACTGGTCCGACTACTGGGAAACGCCCGAGGAATTGCCATTGGCGGTGGCCGTGGAAATCGACCTGGACCGCGATCATGGCCAGGTCTGGCCCGACCTGATCGCCCCGGTAATGGTGGACGCGGAAGTCAGTGGCCGGCCGCGCCAGATCGAGCGCGCCTCGGATATCATGATTCAGCGCCGGGGCCGCCAGGGGCGCCGACAGTGA
- a CDS encoding general secretion pathway protein GspK → MVVLWILVLLSITVGIYAILARTEGLQARFLLDETAARYAAEAGVHRAVFEMRSTDMETRWVPDGRPYTIELGEAEIEIRITDESGKINLNAADAELLTDFFISRGVEELEALHLADAILDWRDPDDMPRLYGAEIDDYFAAGYPYGPANEDFVSVDELQQVIGMTWDLYREVEPFLTVHSGRGRINPAFASAEVLAAMPEIDLESARLFVEERRQFHPADQQALMLPDGQMVNLQGGGRTFSIRSRATLDNGIWSEIDTTVTLGTDTRGRPFRIQRWRDRNESQ, encoded by the coding sequence GTGGTGGTGCTCTGGATCCTCGTCCTGTTGAGCATCACGGTCGGAATCTATGCCATCCTGGCGCGAACCGAGGGGCTGCAGGCCCGTTTCCTGCTCGACGAAACCGCCGCGCGCTACGCCGCCGAGGCCGGTGTTCATCGGGCCGTTTTCGAGATGCGCTCGACCGACATGGAGACGCGCTGGGTGCCGGACGGACGCCCCTACACCATCGAGCTGGGCGAGGCCGAGATCGAAATTCGCATCACCGACGAGTCGGGCAAGATCAACCTCAATGCCGCCGATGCGGAACTTCTGACCGATTTCTTCATCTCACGCGGTGTCGAGGAGCTTGAAGCCCTGCATCTGGCCGATGCCATCCTGGACTGGCGTGATCCGGACGACATGCCGAGGCTCTACGGGGCCGAGATCGACGATTACTTCGCGGCAGGCTATCCTTACGGCCCGGCCAACGAGGATTTCGTTTCCGTCGACGAACTGCAGCAGGTCATCGGCATGACCTGGGACCTGTACCGGGAAGTCGAGCCCTTTCTGACGGTACATTCCGGGCGGGGGCGCATCAATCCGGCCTTTGCCTCGGCGGAGGTGCTGGCGGCCATGCCGGAGATTGACCTGGAAAGCGCCAGGCTTTTTGTCGAGGAGCGCCGGCAGTTTCATCCGGCCGATCAGCAGGCACTGATGCTGCCCGATGGGCAGATGGTGAACTTGCAAGGTGGCGGTCGGACCTTTAGCATTCGCTCGCGCGCCACGCTGGACAACGGCATCTGGAGCGAGATCGACACCACCGTAACGCTGGGAACGGATACCCGGGGGCGACCGTTCCGCATACAGCGCTGGCGTGACAGAAACGAGAGTCAATGA
- a CDS encoding PilN domain-containing protein — MNQSAINDYWADVVARYRASPLPGFLRWWGGELSSLIPDSLRQRLVQPRPAVWLLPAEDGSLAVWAGGEAPEHLDTFGPSEDAGLLRDRWSAVARSFEEGNPEVRLCLPEDDILQCPVELPLAVESGLQQALRYQLDQFTPFQADQVYYAHEVTGRDSAHGRLKLALRLVPVSSVDRWRERLAAIGVRPHAIDVAASGEETPSPLGVNLLPEAERPPYVYKRARLNWMLAAGLVAMLVLVMAQSIYLRERSVDQLQAEVDSLREQSETVVALQRQLEDSLTAANFLAELRRRQPVVIQVLDEVTRLLPDDIWLQQLQVRDNELHMQGLADGSQRLIDLINDSELLDDAEFRGSVNVDQATGRERFATRAQIQTGRARNAAVAESGE; from the coding sequence ATGAATCAGAGTGCCATTAACGATTACTGGGCCGATGTCGTCGCCCGCTACCGCGCCAGCCCGCTGCCGGGCTTCCTGCGCTGGTGGGGCGGAGAGTTGTCGAGCCTGATTCCGGACTCACTGCGCCAGCGGCTGGTGCAGCCGCGGCCGGCGGTCTGGTTGTTACCGGCCGAGGACGGGTCGCTTGCGGTCTGGGCCGGGGGCGAGGCGCCCGAGCATCTGGACACGTTTGGCCCCAGTGAAGACGCCGGGCTGCTGCGCGACCGCTGGTCTGCCGTGGCGCGGAGTTTTGAAGAGGGCAATCCCGAAGTCAGGCTGTGCCTGCCCGAGGACGACATCCTGCAGTGCCCCGTGGAACTGCCCCTGGCAGTGGAGTCCGGGCTGCAGCAGGCACTGCGTTACCAACTCGATCAGTTCACGCCGTTTCAGGCCGACCAGGTCTATTACGCGCACGAAGTTACGGGTCGTGACAGCGCTCATGGTCGGCTCAAGCTCGCACTGCGCCTGGTGCCGGTCAGCAGCGTTGATCGCTGGCGCGAACGGCTGGCGGCCATCGGTGTACGGCCCCACGCCATCGACGTAGCGGCCAGCGGCGAGGAAACGCCGTCGCCACTGGGTGTCAACTTGCTGCCCGAGGCTGAGCGCCCGCCTTATGTCTACAAGCGCGCACGCCTGAACTGGATGCTGGCGGCCGGCCTCGTGGCCATGCTGGTGCTGGTCATGGCCCAGTCGATCTATCTTCGCGAGCGCAGCGTCGACCAGCTTCAGGCCGAGGTGGACAGCCTGCGCGAACAGTCCGAAACCGTGGTGGCTCTGCAGCGCCAGCTTGAGGATTCCCTGACTGCCGCCAATTTTCTGGCCGAACTCCGCCGGCGGCAGCCGGTGGTGATCCAGGTGCTGGACGAGGTCACGCGCCTGCTGCCCGACGATATCTGGCTGCAACAATTGCAGGTACGCGACAACGAACTGCACATGCAGGGGCTGGCCGATGGGTCGCAGCGGCTCATCGACCTGATCAACGACTCGGAACTGCTCGACGATGCCGAATTCCGGGGCTCGGTCAATGTCGACCAGGCCACCGGCCGCGAGCGGTTCGCTACCAGGGCCCAGATTCAGACCGGGAGGGCGCGCAATGCAGCTGTTGCCGAATCTGGAGAATAA
- the gspM gene encoding type II secretion system protein GspM: protein MQLLPNLENNRPLAIGLLVIAAILVYLVGFHWFVVRHIELNEQIGQLETQAARFKAAVERRPELEAQLDRLQNERLDSALFLPEANFNTAAAGMNRHLRDIIRTEAEHAELCAIVSTTNRPDQDPERFEQVTVNVRMNCPLPDLVQVLYQLENSVPLVFIDNLTINQRVPADRAGRRGADNYGLIDVRFDMYGFLTEQASQ, encoded by the coding sequence ATGCAGCTGTTGCCGAATCTGGAGAATAACCGCCCGCTGGCCATCGGCCTGCTGGTGATCGCCGCCATACTGGTCTACCTGGTCGGCTTTCACTGGTTTGTCGTCCGCCATATCGAACTCAATGAGCAGATCGGGCAGCTCGAAACCCAGGCTGCCCGCTTCAAGGCCGCCGTGGAGCGGCGCCCGGAGCTTGAGGCCCAGCTCGATCGCCTTCAGAATGAACGACTCGACAGCGCCCTGTTTCTCCCCGAGGCCAACTTCAATACCGCCGCGGCCGGCATGAACCGCCACTTGCGCGACATCATCCGGACAGAAGCCGAGCACGCCGAGCTGTGTGCCATCGTGTCGACCACGAACCGGCCCGATCAGGATCCCGAACGTTTCGAGCAGGTCACGGTCAATGTGCGCATGAATTGCCCGCTTCCGGACCTGGTACAAGTGCTGTACCAACTGGAGAACAGTGTGCCGCTGGTCTTTATTGACAACCTGACGATCAATCAGCGCGTTCCGGCCGACCGGGCTGGCCGGCGCGGGGCAGACAACTATGGCCTGATCGACGTGCGTTTCGATATGTACGGATTCCTGACCGAGCAGGCCTCGCAATGA
- the gspD gene encoding type II secretion system secretin GspD produces the protein MNYFDSARSLRRGMVVLAVLLLGGCATVAEQERTPEPQPAVERPDHRADDGEISLYDDDDEAEDEGTFDETEFFLGTGVFIDDGAARPRGEPPGDDGEITLNFEGQGIQEVVHAILGHMFQENYVIAPGVSGEVTFATARPLTRDQIMPVLEMLLRWNNATLIWREGRYHVVPVSEAVRGNLVPRTDALERGRGYEVMAVPLQYIAPAKMAEILEPYAREDGIFNVDNARGLLFLAGTQHELRNYMQIVETFDVDWLAGMSVGIFDLRRIEPDELLPELEAVFGEGGETPLSGMFRFMPLERLNAIMVITPNEDYLREAERWIRRLDRSSPEAGSRLYVYRVKNLEADVLAGYLGDLFGTGTTRQPRDRERRGGLAPGMEPARASSVGDFQREQRERRETRDDQPRTTEGGMTLGEDDDVRITAVQETNSLLIQASPSKYDAILNAIERLDEEPLQVLIEAQIIEVTLTDSLRYGVNWFLSNAQPGSDDFPGFPGGGDGEDSPVFSSSRAGDRARAGSDGLLGTVTRRGMDRTFVTATINMLETMSDVRTLSTPSLMVRNNSEASINVGRQVPVQSTSFTGTTDRVIGSFQYINTGVILNVTPRVNPGGLVYLQVDQEVSSPGDAPGEGSNPPVDTRQVSTDVAVQSGQTVMLGGLIREINSSRREGLPGLSRIPVLGGLFGARRESVDRTETLVLITPTVLESTNELEEVSREFQRRFRGVDPLDLDH, from the coding sequence ATGAACTATTTCGACTCGGCGCGCAGCCTGCGCCGGGGCATGGTGGTACTTGCCGTTTTGCTGCTTGGCGGTTGCGCAACCGTGGCCGAGCAGGAGCGCACACCCGAGCCCCAACCCGCAGTGGAGCGCCCGGATCACCGCGCTGACGATGGTGAAATTTCCCTGTACGACGATGACGACGAGGCCGAAGACGAGGGCACCTTCGATGAAACCGAGTTTTTCCTCGGCACCGGCGTATTCATTGATGATGGCGCAGCAAGGCCACGTGGTGAACCGCCGGGCGATGACGGCGAAATCACCCTGAACTTCGAAGGCCAGGGTATCCAGGAAGTGGTCCACGCCATTCTCGGTCACATGTTCCAGGAGAATTACGTCATTGCGCCAGGTGTCAGTGGCGAGGTGACCTTTGCCACGGCGCGGCCGCTGACGCGCGACCAGATCATGCCGGTGCTGGAAATGCTGCTGCGCTGGAACAACGCAACCTTGATCTGGCGCGAGGGCCGCTACCACGTCGTGCCGGTGTCCGAGGCCGTGCGCGGCAACCTGGTGCCTCGCACCGATGCGCTGGAGCGGGGTCGTGGCTACGAGGTCATGGCGGTGCCGCTGCAGTACATCGCGCCGGCCAAAATGGCCGAGATCCTCGAGCCCTACGCGCGCGAGGACGGCATCTTCAATGTCGACAACGCTCGTGGTCTGCTGTTTCTTGCCGGCACGCAGCACGAGTTGCGCAATTACATGCAGATTGTCGAAACCTTCGATGTCGACTGGCTGGCCGGCATGTCGGTCGGCATCTTCGACCTGCGCCGCATAGAGCCGGACGAGCTTCTCCCCGAGCTCGAAGCGGTATTCGGCGAGGGTGGCGAAACACCGCTGTCGGGCATGTTCCGCTTCATGCCGCTGGAACGGCTCAATGCCATCATGGTCATTACACCCAACGAGGACTATCTCCGCGAGGCCGAGCGGTGGATCCGGCGCCTGGATCGTTCCAGTCCCGAGGCCGGTTCGCGCCTTTATGTCTACCGGGTCAAGAATCTCGAGGCCGATGTGCTGGCCGGCTACCTGGGCGATCTTTTCGGTACCGGCACCACCCGCCAGCCCCGTGACCGCGAGCGCCGCGGCGGGCTGGCGCCCGGCATGGAGCCGGCCCGCGCCTCCTCGGTCGGGGATTTTCAGCGTGAACAGCGCGAGCGGCGCGAAACCCGCGACGATCAGCCGCGCACCACCGAGGGTGGTATGACTCTGGGTGAGGATGATGATGTTCGCATCACCGCCGTGCAGGAGACCAACTCGCTGCTGATCCAGGCATCTCCAAGCAAGTACGACGCCATACTCAATGCCATCGAGCGCCTCGACGAAGAGCCGTTGCAGGTACTCATAGAGGCCCAGATCATCGAAGTAACGCTGACCGATAGCCTGCGCTATGGAGTCAACTGGTTTCTGTCCAACGCTCAACCGGGGTCAGACGACTTCCCGGGGTTCCCTGGAGGAGGTGATGGGGAGGACTCCCCGGTATTCTCCAGTTCCCGGGCCGGAGATCGTGCCCGGGCTGGAAGTGACGGCCTGCTTGGCACAGTGACCCGACGCGGCATGGACCGGACCTTCGTGACCGCAACAATCAACATGCTTGAGACAATGTCGGACGTGCGCACACTGTCAACACCATCGCTGATGGTGCGCAACAACTCCGAGGCCAGCATCAACGTCGGTCGCCAGGTGCCGGTGCAGTCGACTTCGTTCACCGGCACGACTGACCGTGTGATCGGCAGCTTCCAGTACATCAATACCGGCGTCATTCTCAATGTGACTCCCCGGGTCAATCCTGGCGGGCTGGTCTATCTCCAGGTCGACCAGGAGGTCTCCAGTCCCGGCGATGCGCCCGGCGAAGGGTCTAACCCGCCCGTAGACACACGCCAGGTATCGACCGACGTGGCCGTGCAGTCAGGGCAAACCGTGATGCTCGGTGGACTGATTCGGGAAATCAACTCCTCTAGACGGGAGGGTCTGCCCGGCCTGAGCCGGATACCGGTTCTGGGTGGTCTGTTCGGAGCTCGTCGCGAATCCGTCGACCGTACGGAAACCCTGGTGTTGATTACACCGACCGTGCTCGAGTCCACCAACGAGCTGGAAGAGGTTTCAAGAGAATTTCAGCGGCGGTTCCGCGGTGTGGATCCGCTGGATCTGGATCATTAG